The Knoellia sp. S7-12 region GGGGGAAGAGCCTCGAGCGACGTCGACAAACGCCTCAAGTTCCGCGACGTAGGCGGGCAGGAACCGCTCCATGAACGACCAGTGCCGCGGTCCGGGCGGCCAATCGATTCCCTCCTCGGCCGAGGTGATGGCCAAGCTCGTGTCGTGGCCGACCCCGAGGGTGCCCTTGGAGCCGTGAACCTCCATCCGCACGTCGTGGCCGGCGCCGTTGTAGCGGGTCGCCGTGACGGCGACGAGAGTGTCATCGTCCAGGACGAGGGTGGCCGCCGCGCTGTCGACGTCACCCGCCTCCGTGAAGAACTTCTCGCCCTTGTTGGCTCCGACGGCAAAGACGGTGCGGACCTCGTGGCCGGTCACGAAGCGAATGATGTCGAAGTCGTGGACGCTGCAGTCGCGGAAGAGGCCTCCGGAGGTCGGGAGGTAGGCAGCGTGGGGCGGTGCCTGGTCCATCGTGGCCGCACGCACGGTGTGGACGAAACCGATCTCCCCGTCCGTGACGGCGTCCTTCACACGGCGGTAGCCCGCGTCGAAGCGTCGCTGGAAACCAATGTGCACGGGGACGCCGCTGCGCGCCTCGAGCTGCGCGAGCTCAAGGGTGCGTCCGAGGTCGAGTGCCACCGGCTTCTCACAGAAGGTGGGGATGCCCCGCTCGACGGCCGCCTCGATGAGGTCTGCGTGTGCCGCGGTCCCGGCTGTGATGACGAAGCCGTCCAGGTCCGACCCAAGCAGCTCGTCGAGCGTCGCCGCCGAACGGACGCCGAGGCCGTGCGCGACCTCGGCCGCGTGGTCGGCGTTCAGGTCGGCGAGCACGAGGTCATCGACTCCGTCCAGGGAGCTGAGCGTCTTCGCGTGGAAGGCGCCAATCCGGCCGGTGCCGGCGAGTCCGATTCGCATCGTGGAACAACCTTTCGAGGGTGGGTCTGGTGGTCAGGCGACCGGCGGTGTGGCGGCCAGCCGAGGGTCGGGCTCCAGGTCGGCCCAGGAGTCGCGCACCCAGGCGTGAGCCGGGTCATCGCAGATGAGCCACGCCCGCTCGGTGCCGGGCCCTGCCATGACGTTGAGGTAGTAGAGGTCGGCGTCGGGGGCCGCGACGGCCGGGCCGTGCCAGCCGTGCGGCACGAGGACGACGTCACCGGTCCGCACCTCGGCCAGTACGTCGATAGGACGCTCGTCGGTGCCGTACACCCTCTGGTATCCCACGGCATCCGTGCCGCGCGGGTCCGTGGACCGGGTCGCGAACCAGTAGATCTCCTCGAGCTCGGCCTCGACACCGGGACGGTGGGTGTCGTGCTTGTGCGGGGGCCATGAACTCCAGTTGCCAGCCGGGGTGACGACCTCACAAGCGATGATCCGCTGGGCATCGAGCACGCCCGGAACACCGAAGTTGCGCACCTGCCGCGAGGCGATGCCGGCACCTCGAAGCTCGACGGGCACGTCGGTGGCGGACAGGCGGGCGGGCTCGATCCTGGTCTCTCCGGTTGTGCGGGCGAGGCACACGGCGACGCGCACGCTGGTCCCGGGAGCCAAGTCGGCGGGGGCCTGGACGCGCAGGGTGGTGCCGGGTGGGGCGTACGCCACGTCGGTGGCTCCCGCGAATACCCCGGCGCGCCCGCTGAGGGAGAACGAGACATGCTTGTCCGGGGCGACGACCACATCAACCTGAACGCCCCCCGAGAGCGGGACGACGATGGCCTCGCGGTCGGCAAGGTCGAGCTCGACGGAGTCGCCTGCCCCGAGGGTGGCCGTCCGCAGCCCGGTGTGCGTCCAGCCCGGCAACGTGTCGTCGACGACGCAGTCCCAGCCGTCGGCGGCGAGCGAACCGTGGGGATGGCACCACGTGGGGTTGTCCATTCCCAGGCTCATTGCGCACCTCCATGGACGAGGTCGGCCGCGGTGTCGACCGCAGTGGCGACGTCACCGTCCGGCGGGAAGAGCAGGGCACGGCCGACGACGAGACCGGCCGCCGACGGACAAGCCAGGGCTGAACCCCACGTGCGGTAGGTCGCCTCTCGGTCACCGGTGGGATCACCCCCGAGGAGCAGACAGGGGAGAGTCGTGGTCTCGAGCACTCGCTCCATCTCGGCGACGACGGGCAGCTTGAGCCACGTGTGCGCACTGGACGCGCCCAGACCGGACGCGATGGCCATGGAGGCGATGACCGAGTCGGGGTCCAGGAGGTTCTCCACGCGCGTCCGGGAGCGTCGCACGCTGAGGAAGGGCTCGACCATGGCCATGAGACCACGTGCAGCCAGAGCGCTCACAGCCGCGCCGCTTGCCTCGAGCGTGGCGGCAGAGCCATCGTCTTCGAGACAGATGCGGGTCAGCATCTTGCCGCCGGAGAGCCCGTGCTCAGCGATGGTCGGCGCGTCGTAGGCGGTGAACCGGTCGTCAAGCTCGAAGGTCGAGCCCTGGAGGCCGCCCCGGTTCATCGACCCGATCACGAGACGGTTCTCGAGCAGGCCTGCGAGCAGGAGGTCCTCGAGGACGTCAGGTGTGCCGAGCACCCCGTCGACGCCGGGTCGCTGCAGTGCGATGGCGAGCCGCTCGAGCAGGTCGGGGCGGCTGGCCATCGCTCGCGGCTGGTCGCGCACGGCGAGGGCCCCGCGCGCAGGGTGGTCTGCGGCGAGGAGGAGGAGGCGCCCGTCGGCCGGAATTCCCGCAGATGGGCGACGGTCAGCCCACGCCCGGGCAATCGCCCCTGGGTCGCGCAG contains the following coding sequences:
- a CDS encoding Gfo/Idh/MocA family oxidoreductase; the protein is MRIGLAGTGRIGAFHAKTLSSLDGVDDLVLADLNADHAAEVAHGLGVRSAATLDELLGSDLDGFVITAGTAAHADLIEAAVERGIPTFCEKPVALDLGRTLELAQLEARSGVPVHIGFQRRFDAGYRRVKDAVTDGEIGFVHTVRAATMDQAPPHAAYLPTSGGLFRDCSVHDFDIIRFVTGHEVRTVFAVGANKGEKFFTEAGDVDSAAATLVLDDDTLVAVTATRYNGAGHDVRMEVHGSKGTLGVGHDTSLAITSAEEGIDWPPGPRHWSFMERFLPAYVAELEAFVDVARGSSPSPCTVADALEAFRTAEACARSMVSGAPVHLADIPGLRLVAT
- a CDS encoding deoxyribose-phosphate aldolase, translated to MSSVIDTAAITASRLRDPGAIARAWADRRPSAGIPADGRLLLLAADHPARGALAVRDQPRAMASRPDLLERLAIALQRPGVDGVLGTPDVLEDLLLAGLLENRLVIGSMNRGGLQGSTFELDDRFTAYDAPTIAEHGLSGGKMLTRICLEDDGSAATLEASGAAVSALAARGLMAMVEPFLSVRRSRTRVENLLDPDSVIASMAIASGLGASSAHTWLKLPVVAEMERVLETTTLPCLLLGGDPTGDREATYRTWGSALACPSAAGLVVGRALLFPPDGDVATAVDTAADLVHGGAQ
- the iolB gene encoding 5-deoxy-glucuronate isomerase, which produces MSLGMDNPTWCHPHGSLAADGWDCVVDDTLPGWTHTGLRTATLGAGDSVELDLADREAIVVPLSGGVQVDVVVAPDKHVSFSLSGRAGVFAGATDVAYAPPGTTLRVQAPADLAPGTSVRVAVCLARTTGETRIEPARLSATDVPVELRGAGIASRQVRNFGVPGVLDAQRIIACEVVTPAGNWSSWPPHKHDTHRPGVEAELEEIYWFATRSTDPRGTDAVGYQRVYGTDERPIDVLAEVRTGDVVLVPHGWHGPAVAAPDADLYYLNVMAGPGTERAWLICDDPAHAWVRDSWADLEPDPRLAATPPVA